One Sphingomonas sp. BT-65 genomic window carries:
- a CDS encoding DUF1800 family protein, with translation MSEASIALNRFGLGARAGEAEGGASKQALLRQFERFAALPAPIAAYPRTGALAAEFAADYANVQMIGREGRRQGIKAEVATEEARKAARQKGREYYNQAVGIRAQAAVFSETPFVERLVHFWANHFAVSADKQQMIGLAGAFEFDAIRPHVLGKFGDMLHAVERHPAMLLYLDQAQSVGPNSQAGQLAAQRQEKRRVGLNENLAREILELHTLGVRTGYSQADVTEFARAMTGWTVPGLGRGQGARLVRGAGEAGEFVFAPRIHEPGARTIMGKSYDQQGRAQAAAVLDDLAAHPATAKHLATKLARHFAGDDPPAALTGRLEAAYLKSGGDLPTVYRALVEAPEVWTPQPVKFKTPWEWSISAMRALGTQDIPAQAVLGLMNQLGQPVWRPGSPAGYDDIAPSWAGPDAVMRRVEAAERFAARTRETIDPRTRAAELFPGALSAATTQAIARAESPAQGVALMLVSPEFMRR, from the coding sequence ATGTCTGAAGCCAGCATCGCCTTGAACCGCTTCGGCCTCGGCGCGCGTGCGGGCGAGGCGGAAGGCGGCGCGTCGAAACAGGCGCTGCTCCGCCAGTTCGAACGGTTCGCGGCGCTGCCCGCGCCGATCGCGGCTTATCCGCGCACCGGCGCGCTCGCTGCCGAATTCGCCGCGGATTACGCGAATGTGCAGATGATCGGGCGCGAAGGACGGCGCCAGGGCATTAAGGCTGAGGTGGCGACCGAGGAAGCGCGGAAGGCGGCGCGGCAAAAGGGCCGCGAATATTACAACCAGGCCGTCGGCATACGCGCGCAGGCCGCGGTGTTCAGCGAAACGCCGTTCGTCGAGCGGCTGGTGCATTTCTGGGCGAACCATTTCGCGGTTTCGGCCGACAAGCAGCAGATGATCGGCCTGGCCGGCGCGTTCGAGTTCGACGCGATCCGCCCGCACGTGCTCGGCAAGTTCGGCGACATGCTGCACGCGGTCGAACGGCATCCGGCGATGCTGCTCTATCTCGACCAGGCGCAGTCGGTGGGGCCGAACAGCCAGGCGGGCCAGCTTGCCGCGCAGCGCCAGGAGAAGCGGCGCGTCGGCCTCAACGAGAATCTGGCGCGCGAGATCCTCGAGCTGCACACGCTTGGCGTGCGCACCGGCTACAGCCAGGCCGACGTCACCGAATTCGCGCGCGCGATGACCGGCTGGACGGTTCCCGGGCTCGGCCGCGGCCAGGGCGCGCGGCTCGTGCGTGGGGCGGGCGAGGCGGGCGAGTTCGTCTTCGCGCCGCGTATCCACGAGCCGGGCGCGCGCACGATCATGGGCAAGAGCTATGACCAGCAGGGGCGGGCGCAGGCCGCCGCGGTGCTCGACGATCTCGCCGCGCATCCGGCGACCGCGAAGCATCTCGCGACCAAGCTCGCGCGCCATTTCGCGGGCGACGATCCGCCCGCGGCGCTGACCGGCAGGCTCGAAGCCGCTTATCTCAAGTCGGGCGGCGACCTGCCGACCGTCTATCGCGCGCTGGTCGAGGCGCCCGAGGTGTGGACGCCGCAGCCGGTCAAGTTCAAGACGCCATGGGAATGGTCGATCTCGGCAATGCGCGCGCTCGGCACGCAGGACATCCCGGCGCAGGCCGTGCTCGGGCTGATGAACCAGCTCGGCCAGCCCGTGTGGCGGCCCGGCTCGCCCGCCGGTTATGACGATATCGCGCCGAGCTGGGCCGGTCCCGACGCGGTGATGCGCCGGGTCGAGGCGGCCGAGCGCTTCGCCGCGCGTACTCGCGAGACGATCGACCCGCGCACCCGTGCGGCCGAGCTCTTCCCCGGCGCGCTCAGCGCGGCCACCACCCAGGCGATCGCCCGTGCCGAAAGCCCCGCCCAGGGCGTCGCGCTGATGCTCGTCTCGCCCGAATTCATGCGGAGATAG
- a CDS encoding deoxyguanosinetriphosphate triphosphohydrolase, with product MRALAPYASDPAESRGRLHEEQNSTTRGPRDAFQRDRDRIIHSISFRRLRHKTQVFMAPDGDHFRVRLTHSLEVAQIGRTVARTLGLNEDLTEALCLAHDIGHPPFGHAGEDALKAALAGQGGFDHNGHTLRALMTIERPYPGWDGLNLSWETLEGLAKHNGPVRHPGWALAAADAAFPLELDRHSSLEAQVAAIADDIAYDNHDIDDGLRAGLLTLDQLLAVPLVARGWDAVRARFPDADAKRLMRELVRAQIGVMVNDLIEETQRRLAEAGVERAADVRAAGRALAGFSDAMREEERALKRFMYANLYHHPRQLAAADAAQGIVAGLFAAYSADPALMPEGWGDCLPAEEPWRSRHIADFIAGMTDRYAITRYREAVGHIDLPEGF from the coding sequence ATGAGGGCGCTCGCGCCCTATGCCAGCGATCCCGCCGAGAGCCGCGGCCGCCTTCACGAAGAACAAAACAGCACCACCCGCGGCCCGCGCGACGCGTTCCAGCGCGACCGCGACCGCATCATCCATTCGATCAGCTTCCGCCGCCTGCGCCACAAGACCCAGGTGTTCATGGCGCCCGACGGCGACCATTTCCGCGTCCGGCTCACCCACAGCCTCGAAGTCGCGCAGATCGGCCGTACCGTTGCGCGCACGCTCGGGCTGAACGAGGACCTGACCGAGGCCTTGTGCCTGGCGCACGATATCGGCCACCCGCCCTTCGGCCATGCCGGCGAGGACGCGCTCAAGGCCGCGCTCGCCGGGCAGGGCGGGTTCGACCATAACGGCCATACGCTGCGCGCGCTGATGACGATCGAACGTCCCTATCCCGGCTGGGACGGGCTCAATTTGAGCTGGGAGACGCTGGAGGGGCTGGCCAAGCACAATGGCCCGGTGCGCCATCCCGGCTGGGCGCTGGCCGCAGCAGATGCGGCGTTTCCGCTCGAGCTCGACCGGCACAGCTCGCTCGAGGCGCAGGTCGCGGCGATCGCCGACGACATCGCCTATGACAATCACGATATCGACGACGGGCTGCGCGCCGGGCTGCTGACGCTCGATCAATTGCTCGCGGTGCCGCTGGTCGCGCGCGGCTGGGACGCGGTGCGCGCGCGCTTCCCGGATGCGGACGCCAAAAGGCTGATGCGCGAGCTGGTCCGGGCGCAGATCGGGGTGATGGTCAACGACCTGATCGAGGAGACGCAGCGGCGGCTGGCCGAAGCGGGCGTCGAACGCGCGGCGGACGTGCGCGCTGCCGGCCGGGCGCTGGCGGGCTTCTCTGACGCGATGCGCGAGGAAGAGCGCGCGCTAAAGCGCTTCATGTACGCCAATCTCTACCACCATCCGCGTCAGCTCGCGGCGGCGGATGCGGCGCAGGGGATCGTGGCCGGGCTGTTCGCGGCCTATTCGGCGGACCCGGCGCTGATGCCCGAGGGCTGGGGCGACTGCCTGCCCGCCGAGGAGCCGTGGCGCAGCCGCCACATCGCTGACTTCATCGCCGGCATGACCGACCGCTACGCGATCACGCGGTATCGCGAAGCGGTCGGCCATATCGATCTGCCCGAAGGGTTTTAG